One window from the genome of Actinoplanes teichomyceticus ATCC 31121 encodes:
- a CDS encoding GNAT family N-acetyltransferase, translated as MAPVAVRSYRPSDHAAGRRLWTELTRQQHEMYGESEDDGGAGFEEYLTRLDLSGLWVADHADDGVIGMVGLIMRARAGEVEPVVVTVTHRHKGVGRKLLHHVAAEAKKRNMTSLTISPSSRNVEAIRSLHAAGYDVVSSIELTMDLDRHAHAWQQEGLELQGLPFRS; from the coding sequence ATGGCCCCTGTCGCAGTGCGTTCGTACCGCCCCAGTGACCACGCCGCTGGCCGGCGGCTGTGGACCGAGCTCACCCGGCAGCAACACGAGATGTACGGGGAGTCGGAGGACGACGGTGGCGCCGGCTTCGAGGAGTACCTGACCAGGCTCGATCTCAGCGGCCTGTGGGTCGCCGACCACGCCGACGACGGGGTGATCGGGATGGTCGGGCTGATCATGCGGGCCCGGGCCGGCGAGGTGGAGCCGGTGGTCGTCACGGTCACCCACCGCCACAAGGGCGTGGGGCGCAAGCTGCTGCACCACGTCGCCGCCGAGGCCAAGAAGCGGAACATGACCTCGCTGACCATCTCGCCGTCCTCCCGCAACGTGGAAGCGATCCGCAGCCTTCATGCGGCCGGTTACGACGTGGTCTCCTCCATCGAGCTGACCATGGACCTGGACCGGCACGCCCACGCCTGGCAGCAGGAGGGGCTCGAACTGCAGGGGCTGCCGTTCCGCAGCTGA
- a CDS encoding fructosamine kinase family protein, translated as MDLAYLRAHPQHLPTFLTHQRIRETPVHRGVSSASRLTLDDGTSLFAKSWPGGEPPDGLFDAEASGLRWLREAQAVPVPEVFVALPEMIAMEWIEPGDASRRAAADLGRGLAALHRSGAESFGAPRPGWIGPLPLDNTPSAGPWGAWFADRRLLPYLRISVDRGALSGADAALIEEIANTIDRYAVAEPPARIHGDLWPGNLLWGADGRAWLVDPAAHGGHRETDLATLSLFGGVAQWDVILGAYQDEWPLAPGWRSRVPLHQLHLLLVHTAAFGAGYRGAVLAAAEAVLRG; from the coding sequence GTGGACCTGGCGTACCTGCGCGCGCACCCCCAGCATCTCCCGACATTCCTCACCCATCAACGGATCCGGGAGACACCGGTGCATCGCGGGGTGAGCTCGGCATCCCGGTTGACTCTGGACGACGGGACGTCGCTGTTCGCCAAGTCGTGGCCGGGCGGGGAGCCACCGGACGGGCTGTTCGACGCGGAGGCGTCCGGGCTGCGGTGGCTTCGGGAGGCTCAGGCCGTACCCGTACCGGAGGTCTTCGTCGCCCTGCCCGAGATGATCGCGATGGAGTGGATCGAGCCGGGCGACGCCAGTCGCCGGGCCGCGGCGGATCTGGGGCGCGGCCTGGCCGCGCTGCACCGCAGCGGCGCGGAGAGTTTCGGCGCGCCCCGGCCCGGGTGGATCGGTCCGCTGCCGCTGGACAACACCCCGTCCGCCGGCCCCTGGGGGGCCTGGTTCGCGGATCGCCGCCTGCTGCCCTACCTGCGAATCTCCGTGGACCGCGGCGCGCTGTCCGGCGCCGACGCCGCGCTGATCGAGGAGATCGCCAACACCATTGACCGGTACGCCGTTGCGGAGCCACCCGCGCGGATCCACGGCGACCTGTGGCCGGGCAACCTGCTGTGGGGCGCGGACGGGCGTGCGTGGCTGGTGGACCCGGCCGCGCACGGCGGCCATCGGGAGACCGATCTGGCAACGTTGTCGCTGTTCGGCGGGGTAGCCCAGTGGGACGTGATCCTCGGCGCCTATCAGGACGAGTGGCCGCTGGCACCGGGCTGGCGGAGCCGGGTTCCTTTGCACCAACTGCATCTTCTGCTCGTCCACACGGCCGCCTTCGGAGCGGGTTACCGGGGCGCCGTACTCGCCGCCGCGGAGGCTGTCCTGCGTGGCTGA
- the moaA gene encoding GTP 3',8-cyclase MoaA — protein MSRAGPVAAVIALADRFGRVATDLRVSLTDRCNLRCTYCMPAEGLAWMPQPEQLTDDEVARLVRIAVERLGITGVRFTGGEPLIRRGLVGIIAEAARLDPRPKLSVTTNGIGLDRLAASLRGAGLDRVNVSLDTLDPDRFHALTRRDRHADVLSGLRAAADAGLTPVKINAVLMRGVNDDEAPALLRFALEHGYQLRFIEQMPLDAQHQWDRRAMVTADEILTALTPFDLQPDVVSRGTAPAETWLVPGHVDAAGEPARVGVIASVTRPFCGDCDRTRLTADGQVRNCLFATEESDLRKLLRDGAHDIEIAEAWRVAMWGKRAGHGIDDPAFLQPARPMSAIGG, from the coding sequence ATCAGCCGAGCGGGCCCGGTGGCGGCCGTGATCGCGCTCGCCGATCGCTTCGGCCGCGTGGCGACGGACCTGCGGGTCTCCCTCACCGATCGGTGCAATCTGCGCTGCACCTATTGCATGCCCGCCGAGGGCCTGGCCTGGATGCCGCAGCCCGAGCAACTCACCGACGACGAGGTGGCCCGGCTGGTCCGGATCGCGGTCGAGCGCCTCGGCATCACCGGGGTCCGGTTCACCGGTGGCGAGCCGCTGATCCGGCGTGGACTGGTCGGGATCATCGCCGAGGCGGCCCGGCTCGATCCCCGGCCGAAGCTGTCGGTGACCACCAACGGCATCGGGCTGGATCGACTCGCCGCGTCCCTGCGGGGCGCGGGGCTCGACCGGGTCAACGTCTCGCTCGACACCCTCGATCCCGACCGCTTCCATGCCCTGACTCGCCGCGACCGGCACGCCGACGTGCTGAGTGGCCTGCGCGCCGCCGCGGACGCCGGACTGACGCCGGTAAAGATCAACGCCGTCCTGATGCGCGGGGTGAACGACGACGAGGCGCCGGCCCTGCTGCGGTTCGCGCTCGAGCACGGGTACCAGTTGCGGTTCATCGAGCAGATGCCGCTGGACGCGCAGCACCAGTGGGACCGGCGGGCCATGGTGACCGCCGACGAGATCCTGACCGCGCTCACCCCGTTCGATCTTCAGCCCGACGTGGTTTCACGTGGAACGGCGCCGGCGGAGACCTGGCTGGTTCCGGGCCACGTCGACGCCGCCGGGGAACCGGCCCGCGTCGGCGTCATCGCCAGCGTGACCCGGCCGTTCTGCGGCGACTGCGACCGCACCCGGCTCACCGCCGACGGGCAGGTGCGCAACTGCCTCTTCGCCACCGAGGAGAGCGACCTGCGCAAGCTGCTGCGGGACGGCGCGCACGACATCGAGATCGCCGAGGCCTGGCGGGTGGCCATGTGGGGCAAGCGGGCCGGGCACGGCATCGACGATCCCGCCTTCCTGCAGCCGGCCCGACCCATGTCCGCGATCGGAGGTTGA
- a CDS encoding MoaD/ThiS family protein — MLTVRYFAGARAAAGGVSTEEIAADSLEELAQTLTDRHGERLGLVLKAASFLVDGLTCHDRQAALPAGATVDILPPFAGG; from the coding sequence TTGCTGACCGTCCGCTATTTCGCCGGCGCCCGCGCCGCAGCCGGCGGAGTCTCCACCGAGGAGATCGCCGCCGACTCCCTTGAGGAGCTGGCGCAGACCCTGACCGATCGACACGGTGAGCGTCTGGGGCTGGTGCTGAAGGCCGCCAGTTTCCTCGTCGATGGGCTGACCTGTCACGACCGGCAGGCGGCGCTGCCCGCGGGCGCCACCGTCGACATCCTGCCGCCGTTCGCGGGCGGCTGA
- a CDS encoding metallophosphoesterase → MAAFFVVILLVIGLVHAYLWKRLVRDTLAPGWGRRAGTVAAVVLGLLVPVTLIGVRAGYVKWLAWPGYLWIALMFYLLISLLVLEVPRLVLRVLWVGRGRTGKGTKAARTSSDATNDRQSAGSAPAPAGAQPGHTGEDLQPAGSAPARTGAQPGHTGEDLQPAGSAPARTGAQPGHTGEDLQPAGSVPAPAGTASGDDRGHADDDLQPAASVPAVVGAPLGADRGLGLDAPGPADAILPTAAAGSTSGSTEQGGSGDRAGMDRRLLLARGAAIFAGLTAASVTGYGIKTATGAPRIDQVRIPIAKLPRAMDGTRLAVVSDIHLGPLTGIGHTQRITRVINSVGADLVCVVGDLVDGSVAELGRLAEPLREIESRRGAYFVTGNHEYYSGYQEWVDEVAELGIRPLRNERVEIDGLDLAGVNDLGGGEHGDPADFGKALGGRDPNRPVVLMAHQPLAARDAAPYGVDLQLSGHTHGGQMAPFNAFVKLQQPVVSGFGRVDGVPVYVTNGAGFWGPPVRVGAPPQVTVVELRVA, encoded by the coding sequence GTGGCGGCGTTCTTCGTGGTGATTCTGCTGGTCATCGGCCTGGTACACGCATATCTGTGGAAGCGGCTGGTCCGGGACACGCTGGCGCCGGGGTGGGGTCGGCGGGCGGGCACGGTGGCTGCCGTCGTGCTGGGCCTGCTCGTGCCGGTGACCCTGATCGGGGTACGCGCCGGGTACGTCAAGTGGCTGGCCTGGCCGGGGTACCTGTGGATCGCCTTGATGTTCTACCTGCTGATCAGCCTGCTCGTGCTGGAGGTCCCGCGGCTGGTGCTGCGAGTGCTGTGGGTGGGCCGAGGGCGTACCGGAAAGGGCACCAAGGCGGCACGGACCAGCAGCGACGCGACCAACGACCGGCAATCCGCCGGATCTGCCCCGGCCCCGGCCGGCGCGCAGCCCGGCCACACCGGCGAAGACCTGCAACCCGCCGGATCTGCCCCCGCCCGGACCGGCGCGCAGCCCGGCCACACCGGCGAAGACCTGCAACCCGCCGGATCTGCCCCCGCCCGGACCGGCGCGCAGCCCGGCCACACCGGCGAGGACCTGCAACCCGCCGGATCCGTCCCGGCCCCGGCCGGGACGGCCAGCGGTGACGACCGCGGCCACGCCGACGACGACCTGCAACCCGCCGCGTCCGTCCCGGCTGTCGTCGGCGCGCCGCTCGGGGCCGACCGGGGCCTGGGGTTGGACGCGCCCGGTCCGGCGGATGCGATTCTGCCGACCGCCGCGGCCGGCAGCACGAGCGGCAGCACCGAGCAGGGCGGGAGCGGGGACCGCGCCGGGATGGACCGCCGGCTGCTGCTGGCCCGCGGCGCGGCGATCTTCGCCGGGCTCACGGCCGCGAGCGTCACCGGGTACGGCATCAAGACCGCCACCGGCGCGCCGCGGATCGACCAGGTACGGATCCCGATCGCCAAACTGCCCCGTGCGATGGACGGGACCCGGCTCGCCGTGGTCTCCGACATTCACCTCGGCCCACTGACCGGAATCGGTCACACCCAGCGCATCACCCGGGTGATCAACTCGGTCGGCGCGGACCTGGTGTGTGTCGTTGGTGACCTTGTCGACGGCAGTGTCGCGGAACTGGGGCGGCTCGCCGAGCCGCTGCGCGAGATCGAGTCCCGGAGGGGCGCCTACTTCGTGACCGGCAACCACGAGTACTACTCCGGCTACCAGGAGTGGGTGGACGAGGTAGCTGAGCTGGGCATACGTCCGCTCCGCAACGAGCGCGTCGAGATCGACGGGCTGGACCTGGCCGGGGTCAACGACCTCGGTGGCGGGGAGCACGGTGACCCGGCCGACTTCGGCAAGGCGCTCGGCGGCCGGGACCCGAACCGGCCGGTGGTGCTGATGGCGCACCAGCCGCTGGCCGCCCGGGACGCCGCGCCCTACGGGGTCGATCTGCAACTGTCCGGCCACACGCACGGGGGTCAGATGGCGCCGTTCAACGCCTTCGTGAAGTTGCAGCAACCGGTAGTCTCCGGCTTCGGACGGGTGGACGGCGTGCCGGTTTACGTGACCAACGGCGCGGGCTTCTGGGGCCCACCGGTTCGCGTGGGAGCGCCGCCGCAGGTCACGGTGGTCGAACTCCGCGTGGCGTAA
- a CDS encoding UvrD-helicase domain-containing protein, whose translation MRDVEVSPDTYVADLHIHSRYSRACSRDLTLPNLAWWARRKGIALLGTGDFTHPAWFEHLRENLTTAGPGLYRLNDEQPVTERLPGSLRGTEPARFILSVEISTIYKRDDRTRKVHHLLYAPDFETAGKINTALGRIGNLTADGRPILGLDSRDLLEITLEAGGYLIPAHIWTPWFSALGSKSGFDAIADCYADLADHITAVETGLSSDPAMNWRVSSLDRYRLVSNSDAHSPGALAREATLFTGVPDYFAVRDGIGLAGTLEFFPEEGKYHADGHRACGVNWEPQRTREAGGRCPECGRPLTVGVLSRVEDLADRPAGFTRDTHVEHLIQLHEILGEIHGVGPKSKTVETQLKHLVATLGAELDILRKVPVEEIGKAGGDELREAITRLRRGDVRRVPGYDGEYGVITLFEPGELRNRASAPQVETLFDMFPEPAPARPAKPAAKAEPAKPKAKPAKAKPAPPPLAPPPSPHEPFEPMLAGMEEVGTGLLDRLDAMQRVAASAPGGPLLIVAGPGTGKTRTLTHRIAYLCAELGVFPERCLAITFTRRAAAELRERLESLLGDVAEDITVGTFHSVGLTILKENAKAAGLGAGWRIAEEPEQRQAREQAGEDDTAYRKLLRQQDLVDLDDLISVPVALLREDPALVEKYRRRWQWIFVDEYQDVDELQYELLRLLSPADGNLCAIGDPDQAIYSFRGADVRYFLRFNQDFVDARLVRLTRNYRSSAPILAAAVQAIAPSSLVRGRRLDPARLDPEAPLVGRYPARSVADEADFVVRTIDELVGGLSHRSLDSGRVDSRAVTAGALSFSDIAVLYRTDTQSGPILDALSRAGVPVQKRSHNRLRDRPGVQAIAHELRHAGGTDGSLPARIRLAAQVLAQRYAAPTLDGGQLTPEDIWSAADLLTPLGVRTGDDLPQFLQQLETGAEVDALDPRAEAVNLLTLHAAKGLEFPVVFLVGCEDGLLPLRWSGSTPTEEEIAEERRLFFVGLTRAQDRLYVSHSARRSRHGSDREQQPTPFLDVIDSGLFERLGEAAPARPKDRQLRLL comes from the coding sequence ATGCGAGACGTGGAGGTCAGCCCGGACACGTACGTCGCGGACCTGCACATCCATTCGCGGTACTCGCGTGCCTGCAGCCGCGACCTGACCCTGCCCAACCTGGCCTGGTGGGCGCGGCGCAAGGGCATCGCGCTGCTGGGCACCGGCGACTTCACCCATCCGGCGTGGTTCGAGCACCTCCGGGAGAACCTGACCACGGCCGGCCCGGGCCTGTACCGGCTCAACGACGAGCAACCGGTCACCGAGCGGCTGCCCGGCTCGTTGCGCGGCACGGAGCCGGCCCGGTTCATACTGAGCGTCGAGATCTCCACGATCTACAAGCGCGACGACCGCACCCGCAAGGTGCACCACCTGCTGTACGCGCCGGATTTCGAGACCGCCGGGAAGATCAACACCGCGCTGGGCCGGATCGGCAACCTGACCGCCGACGGCCGGCCGATCCTCGGGCTGGACTCGCGGGACCTGCTGGAGATCACCCTGGAGGCCGGTGGGTACCTGATCCCGGCACACATCTGGACCCCGTGGTTCTCCGCGCTCGGCTCGAAGTCGGGCTTCGACGCGATCGCCGACTGCTACGCCGACCTGGCCGACCACATCACCGCGGTGGAGACCGGCCTGTCCTCGGACCCGGCGATGAACTGGCGCGTCTCCAGCCTGGACCGCTACCGCCTGGTCTCGAACTCGGACGCGCACTCCCCCGGCGCGCTGGCCCGGGAGGCGACCCTGTTCACCGGCGTCCCGGACTACTTCGCGGTCCGCGACGGCATCGGTCTGGCCGGCACCCTGGAGTTCTTCCCGGAGGAGGGCAAGTACCACGCCGACGGCCACCGCGCCTGCGGGGTCAACTGGGAGCCGCAGCGCACCCGCGAGGCCGGCGGCCGGTGCCCGGAGTGCGGCCGCCCGCTGACCGTGGGCGTGCTGAGCCGGGTGGAGGACCTGGCCGACCGGCCGGCCGGTTTCACCCGCGACACGCACGTCGAGCACCTCATCCAGTTGCACGAGATCCTCGGTGAGATCCACGGCGTCGGCCCCAAGTCGAAGACCGTCGAGACGCAGCTGAAGCACCTGGTGGCGACGCTCGGCGCGGAGCTGGACATCCTGCGGAAGGTGCCGGTCGAGGAGATCGGCAAGGCGGGCGGCGACGAGCTGCGCGAGGCGATCACCCGGCTGCGGCGCGGCGACGTGCGGCGCGTTCCCGGGTACGACGGTGAATACGGCGTGATCACCCTGTTCGAGCCGGGAGAGCTGCGCAACCGCGCCAGCGCCCCGCAGGTGGAGACGCTGTTCGACATGTTCCCGGAGCCCGCCCCGGCCCGGCCCGCGAAGCCGGCGGCCAAGGCGGAACCGGCGAAGCCCAAGGCCAAGCCGGCGAAGGCTAAACCGGCCCCGCCGCCGCTGGCCCCGCCGCCCAGCCCGCACGAGCCGTTCGAGCCGATGCTCGCCGGGATGGAGGAGGTTGGCACCGGCCTGCTGGACCGCCTGGACGCGATGCAGCGGGTGGCCGCGTCGGCGCCGGGCGGCCCGCTGCTGATCGTGGCCGGCCCGGGAACCGGCAAGACCCGGACGCTGACCCATCGGATCGCATACCTCTGCGCCGAGCTGGGAGTCTTCCCGGAGCGCTGCCTGGCCATCACGTTCACCCGCCGGGCCGCCGCCGAGCTGCGCGAACGCCTGGAGAGTCTGCTCGGTGACGTGGCCGAGGACATCACCGTGGGCACGTTCCACTCGGTGGGCCTGACCATCCTGAAGGAGAACGCCAAGGCGGCCGGGCTCGGCGCCGGCTGGCGGATCGCCGAGGAGCCGGAGCAGCGCCAGGCCCGGGAGCAGGCCGGGGAGGACGACACGGCGTACCGGAAACTGCTGCGCCAGCAGGATCTGGTGGACCTGGACGACCTGATCAGCGTGCCGGTGGCCCTGCTGCGCGAGGACCCGGCGCTGGTGGAGAAGTACCGCAGGCGCTGGCAGTGGATCTTCGTGGACGAGTACCAGGACGTCGACGAGCTGCAGTACGAACTGCTGCGCCTGCTGAGCCCGGCGGACGGCAACCTGTGCGCGATCGGTGACCCGGACCAGGCGATCTACTCGTTCCGCGGCGCCGACGTGCGGTACTTCCTGCGCTTCAACCAGGACTTCGTCGATGCCCGGCTGGTCCGGCTGACCCGCAACTACCGGTCGTCGGCGCCGATCCTGGCCGCCGCGGTGCAGGCCATCGCGCCGTCGTCGCTGGTCCGCGGCCGCCGCCTGGACCCGGCCCGGCTGGACCCGGAGGCCCCGCTGGTCGGCCGCTACCCGGCGCGCAGCGTCGCCGACGAGGCCGACTTCGTGGTACGCACCATCGACGAGCTGGTCGGCGGCCTCTCGCACCGGTCGCTCGACTCGGGGCGGGTGGACTCGCGCGCCGTGACCGCGGGCGCCCTGTCGTTCTCGGACATCGCGGTGCTGTACCGCACCGATACGCAGTCCGGCCCGATCCTCGACGCGCTGTCCCGGGCCGGCGTGCCGGTGCAGAAGCGGTCGCACAACCGGCTGCGGGACCGGCCCGGCGTCCAGGCGATCGCCCACGAGCTGCGGCACGCCGGCGGGACGGACGGCTCCCTGCCGGCCCGGATCAGGCTGGCGGCCCAGGTGCTGGCGCAGCGGTACGCGGCGCCGACGCTGGACGGCGGCCAGCTCACCCCGGAGGACATCTGGTCGGCGGCCGATCTGCTCACCCCGCTGGGCGTGCGGACCGGCGACGACCTGCCGCAGTTCCTGCAGCAGCTGGAGACCGGCGCCGAGGTGGACGCGCTGGACCCGCGCGCCGAGGCGGTCAACCTGCTCACCCTGCACGCCGCCAAGGGCCTGGAGTTCCCGGTGGTGTTCCTGGTCGGCTGCGAGGACGGTCTGCTGCCGCTGCGCTGGTCCGGTTCGACCCCGACCGAGGAGGAGATCGCCGAGGAGCGGCGGCTGTTCTTCGTCGGCCTGACCCGGGCACAGGACCGGCTCTACGTGAGCCACTCGGCGCGGCGGTCGCGGCACGGCAGTGATCGGGAGCAGCAGCCGACACCGTTCCTGGATGTGATCGATTCCGGGCTGTTCGAGCGGCTGGGCGAGGCCGCCCCGGCTCGCCCGAAGGACCGCCAGCTGCGGCTGCTCTGA
- a CDS encoding prepilin peptidase — MSSALVILSSLFAGSFLVLLGRPPWPAPVSAAVVGAVLAARLGPVPQLPVLLLAGEVGVLLALADLRTLRLPDRLVATLALGGGLPLALLAPARIGAALVATVLVGGAYLGLALLPGRGLGLGDVKLGAALTLLLGLLGGWPAVLTGLAAAHLIGGLTAVFRLATRRGRVFPFGPALLLGALTGITAA; from the coding sequence GTGTCGTCCGCGCTCGTGATCCTCTCCAGCCTGTTCGCCGGATCATTCCTGGTCCTGCTCGGCCGGCCCCCGTGGCCGGCGCCGGTGTCCGCCGCGGTGGTCGGTGCCGTGCTGGCCGCCCGGCTCGGGCCGGTCCCCCAGCTGCCGGTGCTGCTGCTCGCCGGCGAGGTCGGGGTGCTGCTGGCCCTGGCCGACCTGCGTACGCTGCGGTTGCCCGACCGGCTGGTCGCCACCCTGGCCCTCGGCGGCGGGCTGCCGCTGGCCCTGCTCGCGCCGGCCCGGATCGGCGCGGCGCTGGTCGCGACCGTACTGGTCGGCGGCGCCTACCTGGGACTGGCGCTGCTGCCCGGGCGCGGCCTCGGGCTCGGTGACGTGAAGCTCGGCGCGGCGCTGACGCTGCTCCTCGGGCTCCTCGGCGGGTGGCCGGCGGTGCTCACCGGACTCGCGGCGGCCCACCTGATCGGCGGGCTGACCGCGGTGTTCCGGCTGGCCACCCGGCGGGGACGGGTGTTCCCGTTCGGGCCCGCGCTGCTGCTCGGCGCCCTGACCGGGATCACCGCGGCGTGA
- a CDS encoding LppU/SCO3897 family protein, which yields MSYDGPHSGPPRPGGRPEEPYAEPSDPWGDNSRVVNDPAWPTPQVPPQRYPPQPAWPQPQPPSPPAAQQRRGFALGALIAVLSVLVGGGLATTVWFLLGREDRMKTPVAAATTTVGTMPRPQTSSDARFAGKGQCVRNEGTNTEPELRVVGCAANTYEVLKRIDGRATGEKDAVAKCSKVPGYTKWYYYDTEYDDVDFVLCLREYGPA from the coding sequence ATGTCGTACGACGGCCCGCACTCCGGCCCGCCCCGGCCCGGCGGCCGGCCCGAGGAGCCGTACGCGGAGCCCTCCGACCCGTGGGGCGACAACAGCCGGGTGGTGAACGACCCGGCCTGGCCCACCCCGCAGGTCCCGCCGCAGCGGTATCCTCCGCAGCCGGCCTGGCCGCAGCCGCAGCCGCCGTCGCCGCCGGCCGCGCAGCAGCGCCGCGGATTCGCCCTGGGCGCCCTGATCGCGGTGCTGAGCGTGCTGGTCGGCGGCGGCCTGGCGACCACGGTGTGGTTCCTGCTGGGGCGCGAGGACCGGATGAAGACCCCGGTCGCCGCGGCGACCACCACCGTGGGGACCATGCCGCGCCCGCAGACCAGCTCCGACGCCCGGTTCGCCGGTAAGGGCCAGTGTGTGCGCAACGAGGGCACCAACACCGAGCCGGAGCTGCGCGTCGTGGGGTGCGCGGCGAACACCTACGAGGTGTTGAAGCGGATCGACGGCCGCGCCACCGGGGAGAAGGACGCGGTCGCCAAGTGCAGCAAGGTGCCCGGTTACACCAAGTGGTACTACTACGACACCGAATACGACGACGTCGATTTCGTCCTCTGCCTCCGCGAGTATGGACCGGCCTAG
- a CDS encoding DoxX family protein, which translates to MKPVRTAARAMLASIFVISGVRVLIKPGEARVQAARRVTDRFTPLLEKADPRLPTDPATLVRLKAGSDVLAGLALATGRCTRPAAAVLAAGLVPTTIAGHPFWAVPKDRRADQQIHFLKNLGLLGGLLLAAADTEGQPGLRYRTSHAVDRSQRTLTHAVDRSQRSVRRAMRTAKREAKIAALSAAAGRKIPG; encoded by the coding sequence ATGAAGCCCGTCCGCACCGCCGCCCGAGCCATGCTCGCTTCGATCTTCGTGATCAGCGGGGTCCGCGTGCTGATCAAGCCCGGCGAGGCCCGCGTCCAGGCCGCTCGCCGGGTCACCGACCGGTTCACCCCGCTGCTGGAGAAGGCCGATCCGCGCCTGCCCACCGACCCGGCGACGCTGGTCCGGCTCAAGGCCGGAAGCGACGTGCTGGCCGGGCTGGCGCTGGCGACCGGTCGCTGCACCCGGCCCGCCGCCGCCGTGCTGGCCGCCGGCCTGGTGCCGACCACGATCGCCGGCCACCCGTTCTGGGCCGTGCCCAAGGACCGGCGCGCCGACCAGCAGATCCACTTCCTGAAGAACCTCGGGCTGCTCGGTGGCCTGCTGCTGGCCGCGGCCGACACCGAGGGCCAGCCCGGCCTCCGCTACCGCACCAGCCACGCGGTGGACCGCAGCCAGCGGACGCTGACGCACGCGGTGGACCGGTCGCAGCGGTCGGTGCGGCGCGCGATGCGCACCGCGAAGCGGGAGGCGAAGATCGCCGCGCTCTCCGCCGCCGCGGGCCGCAAGATCCCGGGCTGA
- a CDS encoding glycosyltransferase 87 family protein, with protein sequence MPVIEKRSLRAAQNRSVRLAVGALGTLALVSLALSRYDLTALAVTHAAVRDWLSGAELYAYREPVSQAGAALPPALAIVLAPLALLPLKAAGWLLALSGVAALLLSAVVLAGPIARRHGRRRTPLALTVAALALLTEPVRAALGEGRPELLVFGLVLADLVALRRAERAGWWTVHRPAPLADRLRQSWADGSWAGVGTGLAVAFAVTPGFFLLGLFVLRQRRAALTALTTAVTATLAGLLFAPRETLSWFGDTLWELDRAEPLNAAGNQALAGVLARLYGFPAPPVLVWLAFGALLLAVGLIRARSAFAEGDRVAAFTVIGLAAAGFGPMTTPAELIWLVPAVLVLADGALRRRTGVRRTRSHRYGAAILAAAALSGYALLVIAPPALLTWNGYAFALIALVSALPWRHRPPVGAPARPSRRVAAIPGPRGG encoded by the coding sequence ATGCCGGTCATCGAGAAACGCTCGCTGCGCGCTGCGCAGAACAGGTCCGTTCGGCTCGCGGTGGGCGCGCTGGGCACGCTCGCGCTGGTCTCCCTCGCCCTTTCCCGGTACGACCTGACCGCCCTCGCCGTGACCCACGCGGCCGTCCGCGACTGGTTGAGCGGGGCGGAGCTGTATGCGTACCGGGAACCGGTCAGCCAGGCCGGCGCCGCCCTGCCGCCCGCACTGGCCATCGTCCTGGCTCCCCTGGCCCTCCTGCCGCTGAAGGCGGCCGGATGGCTGCTCGCCCTGAGCGGTGTCGCCGCCCTGCTGCTGTCCGCGGTCGTGCTGGCCGGGCCGATCGCCCGTCGCCACGGCCGGCGCCGCACCCCCCTGGCCCTCACCGTCGCCGCGCTCGCCCTGCTCACCGAACCGGTCCGCGCCGCCCTCGGCGAGGGCCGTCCCGAGCTGCTGGTGTTCGGTCTGGTGCTGGCCGATCTGGTGGCGCTGCGGCGGGCCGAGCGGGCCGGCTGGTGGACGGTCCACCGGCCGGCGCCGCTGGCCGACCGGCTCCGCCAGAGCTGGGCGGACGGGTCGTGGGCCGGGGTCGGCACCGGCCTGGCCGTCGCCTTCGCCGTCACCCCGGGGTTCTTCCTGCTCGGGCTCTTCGTGCTGCGGCAGCGGCGGGCGGCGCTGACCGCCCTGACCACCGCGGTCACCGCGACGCTCGCCGGGTTGCTGTTCGCCCCGCGCGAGACGCTGAGCTGGTTCGGCGACACGCTCTGGGAGCTCGACCGGGCCGAGCCGCTGAACGCGGCCGGAAACCAGGCGCTCGCCGGGGTGCTGGCCCGGCTCTACGGTTTCCCCGCGCCGCCGGTGCTGGTCTGGCTGGCGTTCGGAGCGTTGCTGCTGGCGGTCGGGTTGATCCGGGCCCGGTCGGCGTTCGCCGAGGGTGATCGGGTCGCCGCTTTCACGGTGATCGGCCTGGCCGCCGCCGGGTTCGGCCCGATGACCACGCCGGCCGAGCTGATCTGGCTGGTCCCGGCGGTGCTGGTGCTGGCCGACGGCGCGTTGCGCCGCCGGACCGGGGTGCGGCGGACCCGGTCGCACCGGTACGGCGCGGCGATCCTCGCGGCCGCCGCCCTTTCCGGGTACGCCCTGCTGGTCATCGCCCCGCCGGCCCTGCTCACCTGGAACGGGTACGCGTTCGCGCTGATCGCGCTGGTCAGCGCCCTGCCGTGGCGCCACCGACCGCCGGTGGGAGCGCCGGCCCGGCCGAGCCGGCGGGTAGCCGCGATCCCGGGTCCGCGCGGGGGCTGA